The Flavobacterium piscisymbiosum genome includes a region encoding these proteins:
- a CDS encoding HIT family protein, translated as MIKIEDLKVSQLFLFKEQSYTGRCNVVYNNHAVEFYELSDEQRNLFMEDVATVAKAIAKAFNPTKINYGAYSDTLSHLHFHIVPKYKEGYGFGGIFEMNPQKTYLSDTEYESVIEKIKANL; from the coding sequence ATGATCAAAATTGAAGATTTAAAAGTCTCTCAGCTTTTCCTTTTTAAAGAACAATCCTATACAGGACGCTGCAATGTTGTTTATAATAATCATGCTGTTGAGTTTTATGAGTTAAGTGATGAACAGCGTAATTTATTTATGGAGGATGTCGCCACTGTTGCCAAAGCAATTGCAAAGGCTTTCAATCCAACCAAAATTAATTATGGGGCTTATAGTGATACTTTATCCCATTTACACTTTCACATAGTTCCAAAATATAAAGAGGGTTACGGATTTGGAGGTATTTTTGAAATGAATCCTCAAAAAACATATTTATCCGATACAGAATACGAATCTGTTATTGAAAAAATAAAAGCAAATTTATAA
- a CDS encoding TonB-dependent siderophore receptor — translation MRYNLLLVLSFISIATYSQDYAKAESTSTANDTVKNKKGEILNEVLITANKPKKPIEAARSGIKVMDLPQSVQIIGSEIIQEQQAIRLSEVVKNLNGVYVGSARGGAQESFFSRGYDMSANNMFKNGFRYNAGSIPEVSSLEKVEFLKGGSALLYGNVAPGGIMNLVTKTPKFTQGGELSMQIGSYSFYKPSIDFYGPLNKSIAYRITASYENSESFRDFVKNERIYINPSFLFHLSDKTQITVQGDYLSADWTPDFGTGIYGKTILDLPRNDFFGSLWSTANTKSASASMLFNHDFNKNWKLNFNSSYQSYRRTQTSTAQLSTIDANGNWKRGLTKADGAEQIFGDQLSLQGTFNTGSIKHQLFTGVDYENSLAPSYTFGFYDPAKPADLLTTEATAINLYTYDYSTQSNVIPYPTRTTQLTSTETQRFGAYFQDLVSINQYVKVLAGLRWSWQQGEATTTKEVIEKKNNVNVITTAYENALPVTGAKTLNRAFSPKAGLVIQPTTDLSLFASYSNSFTPNTGTTVDSKPLDPSIIDQYEVGIKKDFWKGLLSTNVTVYQISNNNLAQTAQFLADGVTQNANSNFKELVGATKGKGVEIDITANPVEGLNILAGYSFNETKVSKSSGTNGSLVVGDVLARTPKNTANLSFFYKLPAGLLKGLTFGAIANYVGDRTGGWNDDYLWTEVKPTPANPKPDPAYTITIRDRDIPLKGYTTVDASLGYEWRKFTILCRLSNITNELNYTVHENYSVNPIAPRQVMTSLRYKF, via the coding sequence AAAAATAAAAAAGGAGAAATTCTTAATGAAGTTTTAATTACAGCAAATAAACCTAAAAAACCAATCGAAGCTGCACGTTCAGGAATTAAAGTAATGGATTTGCCACAAAGTGTTCAAATCATTGGCAGCGAAATAATACAGGAACAACAAGCTATCAGATTAAGCGAAGTGGTAAAAAACCTTAACGGAGTTTATGTAGGATCTGCTCGTGGTGGTGCACAGGAATCATTCTTTTCGAGAGGATATGATATGTCTGCCAATAATATGTTTAAAAATGGTTTTCGTTATAATGCCGGATCAATACCGGAAGTTTCATCTTTAGAAAAAGTAGAATTCTTAAAAGGAGGTTCAGCTTTATTATACGGAAATGTGGCACCTGGCGGAATTATGAATTTGGTTACCAAAACACCAAAGTTTACACAAGGCGGTGAACTATCTATGCAAATAGGGAGTTACTCTTTCTATAAACCATCTATAGACTTTTACGGACCATTAAACAAATCTATAGCTTACAGAATTACAGCTTCATACGAAAACTCAGAAAGCTTTAGGGATTTCGTTAAAAACGAACGTATTTATATCAATCCGTCATTCTTATTTCATCTTTCTGATAAAACACAAATTACAGTACAAGGAGATTATTTAAGTGCCGACTGGACTCCGGATTTTGGTACAGGAATCTACGGAAAAACAATTCTGGACTTACCTCGTAATGACTTTTTCGGGTCACTTTGGTCAACAGCAAATACTAAATCTGCCAGTGCTTCGATGTTGTTTAATCATGATTTTAATAAAAACTGGAAATTAAATTTTAATTCTTCTTACCAATCGTACCGCAGAACCCAGACTTCTACAGCACAATTAAGTACAATTGATGCCAACGGAAACTGGAAACGTGGATTAACAAAAGCTGATGGTGCAGAACAAATATTTGGTGATCAATTAAGTTTACAAGGAACTTTTAATACCGGTAGCATCAAACACCAGTTATTTACGGGAGTTGACTACGAAAATTCTCTGGCTCCAAGTTATACTTTTGGATTCTATGATCCGGCAAAACCCGCAGACCTTTTAACAACAGAAGCTACAGCGATAAACTTATATACTTACGATTACAGTACGCAAAGTAATGTTATTCCTTACCCTACAAGAACTACTCAATTAACAAGTACAGAAACACAACGTTTTGGAGCTTATTTTCAAGATTTAGTTTCGATCAATCAATATGTAAAAGTTTTAGCAGGATTACGTTGGTCCTGGCAACAAGGCGAAGCTACAACTACAAAAGAAGTAATCGAGAAGAAGAACAATGTAAATGTTATTACAACTGCTTACGAAAATGCGCTTCCGGTTACCGGAGCCAAAACCTTAAACAGAGCTTTTTCGCCTAAAGCGGGATTAGTAATTCAGCCAACGACCGATTTATCGCTTTTTGCAAGTTATTCGAACTCTTTTACACCAAATACCGGAACAACAGTAGATTCAAAACCATTGGATCCTTCGATTATTGACCAATATGAAGTGGGTATTAAAAAAGATTTCTGGAAAGGTCTTTTAAGTACAAACGTTACTGTTTATCAAATATCAAATAACAATCTGGCACAAACTGCGCAATTTTTAGCAGATGGTGTAACACAAAATGCGAACAGCAATTTCAAAGAATTAGTAGGTGCTACAAAAGGAAAAGGTGTCGAAATAGATATAACTGCAAATCCTGTTGAAGGATTAAATATTTTGGCAGGTTACAGTTTTAATGAAACTAAAGTATCGAAATCATCTGGAACAAACGGAAGTCTTGTAGTAGGTGATGTATTAGCAAGAACTCCTAAAAACACAGCCAATTTGAGCTTTTTCTACAAACTGCCAGCTGGTTTATTAAAAGGATTAACTTTTGGAGCGATTGCAAACTATGTTGGAGATCGTACCGGAGGCTGGAATGATGATTATTTATGGACAGAGGTTAAACCAACGCCTGCTAATCCTAAGCCAGATCCTGCGTATACTATAACAATCAGAGACCGAGATATTCCATTGAAAGGTTATACTACTGTTGATGCTTCTTTAGGTTACGAATGGAGAAAATTCACGATTTTATGCCGACTATCAAACATCACAAATGAATTGAATTATACTGTTCACGAAAATTATAGTGTAAACCCAATTGCACCTCGTCAGGTGATGACAAGCTTAAGATATAAGTTCTAA